From one Deltaproteobacteria bacterium genomic stretch:
- a CDS encoding alpha/beta hydrolase — MPYVKMKDGVDIYYEATGTGTPFLFLSETACDGAVWNLYQTPEFARDYCVITLDYRGTGLSGKPSAKYSTDMFAADAVAVLDHLGLDGAIVCGHSMGGRVAQLLALDHPRRVSKLILASSGAAHPGDRGIPLRIAKEMVEWGYVKYVRDHTIVVGWTEEYARNHMNEIEKYLQVRMANLCAPEFYFRHVLARQEHDTSGRLKDIKVPTLIFVGDDDHFVVSDMSHRSGADVLAKGISGAKLIVLPGARHSYFYTEPEKVHGMMREFLKGA, encoded by the coding sequence ATGCCCTACGTGAAGATGAAAGATGGCGTCGACATTTACTACGAAGCAACGGGTACAGGTACGCCGTTTTTGTTTTTGAGCGAGACCGCGTGCGACGGCGCGGTTTGGAATCTCTATCAGACGCCTGAATTCGCGCGCGACTATTGTGTGATCACGCTGGACTACCGCGGCACGGGCTTGTCGGGAAAACCATCAGCCAAATACAGCACGGATATGTTCGCCGCCGATGCCGTGGCGGTGCTCGACCATTTGGGTCTCGACGGCGCGATTGTCTGCGGTCATTCCATGGGCGGGCGAGTGGCGCAATTATTGGCGCTCGATCATCCCCGTAGAGTGAGCAAACTAATTCTCGCCTCGAGCGGCGCGGCCCATCCGGGCGACCGCGGCATTCCGCTGCGCATCGCCAAGGAGATGGTCGAATGGGGCTACGTGAAATACGTCCGCGACCACACCATCGTCGTCGGTTGGACCGAGGAGTATGCGCGCAATCACATGAACGAGATCGAAAAATATCTCCAGGTGCGCATGGCCAACCTGTGCGCGCCGGAATTCTACTTTCGCCATGTGTTGGCGCGCCAGGAGCATGACACCAGCGGGCGCTTGAAGGATATCAAGGTACCGACGCTGATTTTTGTCGGCGATGACGATCACTTCGTCGTCAGTGATATGTCGCACCGCAGCGGCGCCGATGTCTTGGCGAAGGGGATTTCCGGCGCCAAGCTTATTGTTTTGCCCGGCGCCCGGCATAGTTATTTTTACACCGAGCCAGAGAAGGTGCATGGTATGATGCGTGAGTTTCTTAAAGGCGCATAA
- a CDS encoding type II toxin-antitoxin system RelE/ParE family toxin, whose translation MDSVEIRHYITKSRVDPFQKWLDGLRDTQGRIAIQRRVDRVLRNNFGDHKFCQDGIWELRIDSGPGYRVYYAQEEKAVVLLLCAGSKRSQAADIATAVRYWQDYQRRKP comes from the coding sequence ATAGATTCGGTGGAGATTCGCCACTACATTACGAAGTCCCGCGTCGATCCCTTCCAGAAATGGCTGGATGGACTTAGGGATACACAAGGTAGGATTGCGATTCAGCGGCGCGTCGATCGCGTGCTAAGAAACAACTTTGGCGATCACAAGTTTTGCCAGGATGGCATTTGGGAATTGAGGATAGATTCCGGACCGGGATACCGGGTTTATTACGCTCAAGAGGAAAAAGCCGTGGTGCTATTGCTCTGTGCGGGGTCGAAACGTAGCCAAGCCGCGGATATCGCCACGGCGGTTCGATATTGGCAAGATTATCAACGGAGAAAACCATGA
- a CDS encoding alpha/beta fold hydrolase, with the protein MANKPEDRFVTVDGLKLRYIEEGSGPSVLFLHGASLGSSADVFLRNLGPFAKAGFRTVAFDYPGFGRSEIPAAQSTAQQRDSIPKFIDAAGLGKTALIAHSRSGGFAMQLALKDPSRYSHVIILGTGTLLPLQTEAQVGKYEAVQARVDKEMAQEEPTLEDARKLLQADTFNHSLISDEDIALRHRSMIGGNFKAHQDRQSHEAPAGGGAASKPLYERLDELKMPLLMIFGREDRAHAGERAELLKKQQPNINLHIVNGCKHMVHWDAFDDLMRLGVPFLKS; encoded by the coding sequence ATGGCTAACAAACCGGAAGACAGATTCGTAACCGTCGATGGCTTGAAACTTCGCTACATCGAAGAAGGATCGGGACCGTCGGTGCTGTTTCTCCACGGCGCATCGCTCGGCAGTTCGGCGGACGTGTTTCTGCGCAATCTCGGCCCATTTGCCAAGGCCGGATTTCGCACCGTCGCGTTCGACTATCCCGGTTTCGGCCGGTCGGAAATTCCCGCGGCCCAAAGTACGGCGCAGCAACGCGACTCCATTCCGAAATTCATCGACGCCGCGGGTCTCGGCAAGACTGCGCTGATCGCCCATTCACGCTCTGGCGGCTTCGCGATGCAACTGGCGTTGAAAGATCCGAGCCGCTATTCGCACGTGATTATTCTTGGAACGGGTACACTTCTGCCGCTGCAAACCGAAGCGCAGGTCGGCAAGTACGAAGCCGTGCAGGCGCGCGTCGACAAGGAGATGGCGCAAGAGGAACCGACGCTGGAAGACGCCCGCAAACTCTTGCAGGCGGACACCTTCAACCATTCGCTGATCTCCGATGAAGACATCGCCCTGCGCCACCGCAGCATGATCGGCGGCAATTTCAAAGCGCATCAAGACCGCCAGAGTCACGAAGCTCCCGCGGGCGGCGGCGCGGCAAGCAAGCCGTTGTATGAACGGCTCGACGAATTGAAGATGCCGCTATTGATGATCTTCGGCCGCGAAGACCGCGCCCACGCCGGCGAACGCGCCGAGTTGCTGAAAAAGCAGCAACCGAATATCAACCTCCACATCGTCAACGGCTGCAAGCACATGGTCCATTGGGATGCCTTCGACGACCTGATGCGATTGGGTGTGCCGTTTTTGAAGAGCTAG